The following are encoded together in the Campylobacter devanensis genome:
- the glmM gene encoding phosphoglucosamine mutase, whose amino-acid sequence MKLFGTDGVRGLAGKKLDAMTAMRLAMAAGIYFRAHSKTNKILVGKDTRKSGYMIETAIVAGLTAVGYDVVQIGPMPTPAIAFLTEDMRCDAGIMISASHNPFFDNGIKFFDGSGNKLAEADEREIEEIYFNLDLIQHNQKTGLDIGSAKRIDDVIGRYIVHIKNSFPKELTLKGLRVVLDVANGAAYKVAPTVFSELGAEIIVLNDEPNGSNINENCGALHPESLATEVKRLRADIGFAFDGDADRLVVVDEKGTVVDGDALLGVLASYLDDNNMLSKKAIVTTVMSNAALDDYLSKHKIALKRSNVGDKYVLEMMKEHGINFGGEQSGHIIFSDFSKTGDGLVSALQVSACLLKSGKKASEIFGKIKPYPQKLTNLKIVQKRPLDQISGIKELESELEKLHIRSLFRYSGTENLIRLLLEGKDENLVAQKMEEVEKFFLKALNE is encoded by the coding sequence ATGAAGCTATTTGGAACTGATGGAGTAAGAGGATTAGCAGGTAAAAAGCTTGATGCAATGACTGCTATGCGCCTAGCGATGGCTGCTGGAATTTACTTTAGAGCGCACTCTAAAACTAATAAAATTCTAGTAGGAAAAGATACAAGAAAAAGTGGCTATATGATAGAAACTGCTATAGTAGCAGGACTTACAGCAGTTGGCTATGATGTAGTGCAAATTGGCCCAATGCCAACTCCTGCTATTGCATTTTTAACTGAAGATATGCGTTGTGATGCTGGAATTATGATAAGTGCGAGTCACAATCCATTTTTTGATAATGGAATTAAATTTTTTGATGGGAGTGGCAATAAACTAGCTGAAGCCGATGAAAGAGAGATTGAAGAAATTTACTTTAATCTAGATTTAATCCAACACAATCAAAAAACTGGCCTAGATATCGGAAGCGCCAAAAGAATAGACGATGTAATAGGTCGCTATATCGTACATATTAAAAACTCCTTCCCAAAAGAGCTAACCTTAAAAGGGTTAAGAGTTGTCCTAGATGTAGCAAATGGTGCAGCCTATAAAGTTGCTCCGACAGTATTTAGCGAATTAGGCGCTGAAATAATCGTTTTAAATGATGAACCAAATGGTTCAAATATTAATGAAAATTGCGGCGCTTTGCATCCTGAGAGTCTTGCTACTGAGGTTAAAAGACTTAGAGCTGATATAGGATTTGCATTTGATGGAGATGCTGATAGGCTAGTTGTAGTAGATGAAAAAGGTACAGTAGTCGATGGTGATGCGCTTCTTGGGGTATTGGCTAGCTATTTAGATGATAACAATATGCTAAGCAAAAAAGCAATAGTAACAACTGTGATGAGCAATGCTGCTTTAGATGATTACTTAAGCAAACACAAAATTGCCCTAAAACGCTCAAATGTTGGCGATAAATATGTCTTAGAGATGATGAAAGAACATGGGATAAACTTTGGAGGCGAACAAAGCGGCCATATCATATTTAGCGACTTTTCTAAAACCGGAGATGGATTAGTCTCAGCACTTCAAGTTAGTGCATGCTTATTAAAAAGTGGTAAAAAAGCTAGTGAAATATTTGGAAAAATCAAACCATATCCACAAAAATTAACAAATTTAAAAATAGTACAAAAACGCCCACTTGATCAGATCAGCGGAATAAAAGAGCTTGAATCCGAACTAGAAAAACTCCATATTAGATCACTATTTCGCTACTCTGGTACAGAGAACTTAATTAGACTACTCTTAGAGGGCAAGGATGAAAATCTAGTCGCTCAAAAGATGGAAGAGGTAGAAAAATTCTTTTTAAAAGCATTAAATGAATA